In a genomic window of Deltaproteobacteria bacterium:
- a CDS encoding arsenate reductase family protein: protein MITVYCYDGCSTCKKALKWLDQHGLAVRSIDLKESPPSKAALKRAWKASGLPLKKLFNVAGQSYRGGGFKERLPQMSEDEQLASLAADGMLVKRPLLVGDDVVLVGFKEADWAAVLL from the coding sequence ATGATCACGGTCTACTGTTACGACGGCTGCAGCACCTGCAAGAAGGCCCTGAAGTGGCTCGACCAGCACGGCCTCGCCGTGAGGTCGATCGACCTGAAGGAGAGCCCACCCTCGAAGGCCGCCCTGAAGAGGGCCTGGAAGGCCTCGGGGCTGCCCCTGAAGAAGCTCTTCAATGTGGCCGGGCAGTCCTACCGGGGCGGCGGCTTCAAGGAGCGGCTGCCGCAGATGAGCGAGGACGAGCAGCTCGCCTCGCTCGCCGCCGACGGGATGCTCGTCAAGCGGCCGCTGCTCGTCGGGGACGACGTGGTCCTCGTCGGCTTCAAGGAGGCCGACTGGGCTGCGGTCCTGCTCTAG